The Lewinellaceae bacterium genome has a segment encoding these proteins:
- the gyrA gene encoding DNA gyrase subunit A, which translates to MPPSQRIIPITIEDQMKSAYIDYSMSVIVSRALPDVRDGLKPVHRRVLYGMSELGLPYNKAHKKSARIVGEVLGKYHPHGDSSVYDTMVRMAQDWSLRYPLVDGQGNFGSMDGDSPAAMRYTEARLTRISDELLADIGKDTVDFTLNFDDSLTEPSVLPSKLPNLLVNGASGIAVGMATNMLPHNLCEVIDGVSATVDNPDITIDELVEFIKAPDFPTGGIIYGYEGIKEGFETGRGRVLLRARTNIEEHNGREQIIITEIPYQVNKANLVAKIAELVNEHKIEGISDLRDESDRTGLRVVVDIKRDAMASVVLSKLFKYTALQTSYGINNVALVRGRPMLLNLKDLIEEFILFRLEVIVRRTQYDLKKALSRAHILVGLLIALDYLDAVISLIRNSPTPNEARDGLMKGAFIDDLDAFWDKFKTIIDNSQTDELMVEEGKVLSEHQAKAILELRLQKLTGLERDSIRAEYDELLNTINHLRDILGSEVLRREIIKEELAEVKEKYGDARRTEINYAGGDISMEDLIKDEEVVVTISHLGYIKRTPTAEYKTQNRGGRGSRGSKTRDEDFIEHMFTATNHDYLLLFTDRGKCYWLRVYDIPEASKTSSGRVIQNILTIPKEDQVRAYIIVKDLKDEDFLDNNFIMFGTKLGVVKKTPLRDFSRPRVGGIIAITIRDEDQLLEARLTNGHNEIFMGTRKGMAIRFNEEAIRAMGRSAAGVRGIRIAEKGDEVVGMVCIDPQDKETTIFVVSEKGNGKRSDFDDYRLTNRGGKGVKTMQITNKTGALIAIKAVKDDDDLLITNRSGIMIRMSVSDVRVMGRATQGVRVIRVDDNDEIADVAVVPHSDEEENIIEIIDETEEIKDTGENTVDKTDEPNPED; encoded by the coding sequence ATGCCTCCAAGTCAAAGAATTATACCAATTACCATCGAGGATCAGATGAAGTCTGCTTACATAGATTATTCTATGTCGGTAATTGTTTCCAGGGCGCTTCCGGATGTAAGAGATGGTTTAAAACCCGTACACCGGAGGGTGTTGTACGGAATGTCCGAATTGGGATTGCCTTATAACAAAGCTCATAAGAAATCTGCCCGTATTGTAGGGGAGGTTTTGGGTAAATATCACCCACATGGGGATTCATCCGTATATGACACCATGGTGCGTATGGCCCAGGATTGGTCTTTGCGTTACCCTTTGGTGGATGGCCAGGGTAATTTTGGTTCAATGGATGGGGATAGCCCGGCAGCGATGCGTTATACAGAGGCACGTCTGACACGAATCAGTGATGAATTATTGGCAGATATAGGAAAGGACACTGTTGATTTTACCTTAAATTTTGATGATTCCCTCACCGAGCCTTCGGTTTTGCCTTCCAAGCTGCCCAATCTTTTGGTAAACGGAGCTTCCGGAATCGCAGTAGGGATGGCAACGAATATGTTGCCACATAATCTTTGCGAAGTGATCGACGGTGTGTCTGCCACCGTTGATAACCCTGATATTACCATCGATGAATTAGTGGAATTTATCAAGGCGCCTGATTTCCCTACCGGTGGAATTATCTACGGTTATGAAGGGATAAAAGAGGGTTTTGAAACGGGCCGAGGCCGGGTGCTGCTGCGGGCTCGTACGAATATTGAAGAGCACAATGGTCGTGAACAGATCATTATTACCGAAATTCCCTACCAGGTTAATAAGGCTAACCTGGTGGCTAAAATTGCTGAGCTGGTCAATGAACATAAAATCGAAGGGATCAGCGACTTAAGGGACGAATCCGACAGAACAGGATTGCGTGTGGTGGTTGATATTAAACGTGATGCGATGGCATCCGTTGTACTGAGTAAATTATTCAAATATACTGCGCTCCAAACTTCTTACGGGATCAACAATGTCGCCCTGGTTCGTGGGCGTCCTATGTTGCTCAATCTGAAAGACCTGATTGAAGAATTTATACTTTTCCGTCTTGAGGTCATCGTTCGAAGGACGCAATATGACCTCAAAAAGGCATTGAGCAGGGCTCATATCCTGGTTGGATTGCTGATTGCTTTAGATTATCTTGATGCAGTTATTTCCCTGATTCGTAATTCACCGACGCCTAATGAAGCACGGGATGGATTGATGAAAGGGGCCTTTATTGATGATCTGGATGCTTTCTGGGATAAATTTAAAACCATAATTGACAATAGCCAGACAGACGAGCTGATGGTCGAAGAAGGCAAAGTGCTTTCGGAACACCAGGCCAAGGCTATTCTTGAACTGAGGTTGCAGAAACTTACAGGACTTGAGCGGGACAGTATTCGTGCCGAGTATGATGAATTGCTCAATACGATAAATCATCTGAGGGATATTCTGGGAAGTGAGGTACTTCGTCGCGAGATCATTAAAGAGGAGCTTGCTGAGGTCAAAGAAAAATATGGGGATGCCCGACGTACAGAGATCAACTATGCAGGGGGAGATATTTCGATGGAAGATCTTATCAAGGATGAAGAAGTTGTCGTGACCATTTCTCACCTTGGATATATAAAACGTACCCCTACTGCTGAATATAAAACGCAAAACCGCGGTGGTCGTGGGTCCAGGGGGTCAAAAACCAGGGATGAGGATTTTATAGAACATATGTTCACCGCCACCAATCACGATTACCTGTTACTCTTTACTGATCGCGGGAAATGTTATTGGCTGCGGGTTTATGATATTCCCGAAGCGTCCAAAACCTCAAGTGGAAGGGTGATTCAAAATATTCTTACCATTCCTAAGGAAGATCAGGTTCGGGCTTATATTATTGTGAAGGATCTCAAAGATGAAGATTTTCTGGATAATAACTTTATCATGTTTGGGACGAAACTCGGGGTGGTGAAAAAGACACCATTACGGGATTTTTCCCGCCCAAGAGTAGGTGGAATCATTGCGATTACCATTCGGGATGAAGATCAGTTGCTGGAAGCGCGTTTGACCAACGGGCATAATGAAATTTTCATGGGTACACGAAAAGGGATGGCTATTCGTTTTAATGAAGAAGCTATTCGTGCCATGGGAAGATCTGCTGCCGGGGTGAGAGGAATCCGGATCGCCGAAAAAGGGGATGAAGTGGTTGGTATGGTTTGTATTGATCCGCAGGATAAGGAAACCACTATTTTCGTGGTTTCTGAAAAAGGAAACGGAAAACGCTCCGATTTTGATGATTACCGCTTGACCAACAGAGGAGGTAAAGGGGTGAAAACGATGCAGATCACTAATAAAACAGGTGCATTGATCGCCATTAAAGCGGTAAAGGATGACGATGACCTTTTGATTACCAACCGTTCTGGAATTATGATCCGTATGTCTGTAAGTGATGTTCGGGTTATGGGACGTGCCACACAAGGCGTTCGGGTGATCAGGGTGGATGATAACGATGAAATCGCAGATGTTGCCGTTGTGCCACATAGTGATGAAGAGGAAAATATTATCGAAATCATTGATGAAACTGAAGAAATAAAGGATACGGGTGAAAATACTGTTGATAAAACAGATGAGCCAAATCCTGAAGATTAA
- a CDS encoding ABC transporter ATP-binding protein — MSLFTDTPSPNIIELKNLSQSYDGGETFIIKDLDFLVEDKPAQGQFVVILGMSGCGKSTLLRYIAGLQQPTSGEVLIHDAPANNKTRVGMVFQQYSSLPWMSVLDNVSLSLLYKGVEEKERHEKAMEIIEMVGLAGHENKFAQYPTLSGGQLQRVAIARSLLANPEILLMDEPFGALDVNTRLQMQDLLANIWLTFHPTVIFVTHDISEAVYLGDDIYIMKSAPSNFVEHIHVDLPFHRTHETKRDPHFVELVQLVEDKMIHVSKMG, encoded by the coding sequence ATGAGTTTATTTACAGATACGCCCAGCCCGAATATTATTGAGTTGAAAAATCTGAGTCAAAGTTATGATGGGGGAGAAACCTTTATCATCAAAGACCTCGATTTTCTTGTGGAGGACAAACCTGCGCAAGGACAGTTCGTCGTTATTCTGGGGATGTCTGGTTGCGGAAAATCTACTTTGTTAAGGTATATCGCAGGATTACAGCAACCAACGTCAGGAGAAGTGCTCATCCACGATGCTCCGGCCAATAACAAAACCAGGGTTGGGATGGTTTTTCAGCAGTATTCTTCTCTTCCCTGGATGTCTGTCCTCGACAACGTAAGCTTGTCCCTTTTGTATAAAGGCGTTGAGGAAAAAGAACGACATGAAAAAGCGATGGAGATTATTGAAATGGTTGGCCTGGCCGGGCATGAAAATAAATTCGCCCAGTATCCGACCCTTTCCGGCGGACAGCTTCAAAGGGTCGCAATTGCCAGGAGTTTGTTGGCCAATCCGGAAATCCTCCTCATGGATGAGCCTTTTGGTGCGCTGGATGTAAATACTCGTTTGCAGATGCAGGATTTGCTGGCGAACATCTGGCTGACCTTCCACCCAACGGTTATTTTTGTAACCCATGATATTTCAGAAGCTGTTTATCTTGGGGATGATATTTATATCATGAAATCCGCTCCCTCCAATTTTGTGGAACACATTCATGTTGATTTACCCTTCCACCGTACCCATGAAACAAAACGTGACCCACATTTTGTAGAACTGGTGCAACTGGTAGAAGATAAAATGATTCATGTGTCCAAAATGGGATAG
- a CDS encoding ABC transporter permease subunit has translation MSLFQLHGKLDQKQSILLSIAGFVILIGIWWALAESLSEKRPIVEYDTHPPSAFDTTAVKINRDSLFREDSIRFANATEFEKVYPLLPTPGKVLKSYPELVKKDKLFDNALHSIWLNLKGYFWAVLISIPMGFLIGLVPLFRGLFSKQVDAMRFLPLTALTGLFIIWFGIEDQMKVAFLAFGIIVFLLPVVVQRIDEVNDTYLKTVFTLGATNWQTIKTVYLPSVFSVLMDDIRVLTAISWTYIIIAELINRQLGVGGLIYLKARQGQIDKVFGILIVIIFIGFLQDRLFIYLDRRLFTHKYFKKSLLGTKETSSGIYIILALFTAAVLVPMFVSNIPAYLMNIMIIVLITGIITILYGEFRIWKFKES, from the coding sequence ATGTCATTGTTCCAATTACACGGAAAACTCGATCAAAAGCAAAGCATATTATTGAGTATAGCAGGTTTCGTCATCCTGATTGGTATTTGGTGGGCACTTGCTGAAAGCCTTTCAGAGAAAAGACCTATAGTGGAATATGATACCCATCCACCTTCTGCTTTTGATACTACGGCCGTGAAAATTAACAGGGATTCTCTTTTTAGAGAAGATTCCATAAGATTTGCCAATGCCACCGAGTTTGAAAAAGTATATCCATTACTTCCCACCCCGGGAAAAGTCTTAAAATCCTACCCGGAGCTGGTGAAAAAAGACAAATTGTTCGATAATGCCCTGCACTCAATCTGGTTAAATCTCAAAGGGTATTTTTGGGCCGTTTTGATTTCCATCCCCATGGGGTTCCTGATCGGGCTGGTGCCTTTGTTTCGGGGGCTTTTCAGTAAACAGGTCGATGCGATGCGATTTCTCCCGCTGACCGCCCTGACCGGGTTGTTCATCATTTGGTTCGGAATTGAAGACCAGATGAAAGTGGCTTTCCTTGCATTTGGGATCATCGTATTTTTATTGCCGGTGGTGGTGCAACGGATTGATGAAGTAAATGATACCTATCTAAAAACGGTATTCACCCTGGGGGCAACCAATTGGCAAACCATAAAAACCGTATATCTTCCTTCTGTTTTTTCCGTTTTAATGGACGATATCAGGGTTTTGACAGCCATCTCCTGGACCTATATTATTATTGCCGAGTTGATCAACCGACAACTCGGTGTTGGAGGATTGATCTACCTGAAAGCCCGACAGGGACAAATCGATAAGGTTTTTGGTATTCTCATTGTCATTATCTTCATTGGATTTTTGCAGGATCGTCTTTTTATCTACCTCGACAGGCGGTTATTTACCCATAAGTATTTTAAAAAGAGCCTTTTGGGAACCAAAGAGACTTCAAGTGGTATTTATATCATCCTGGCATTGTTTACTGCTGCTGTGCTGGTCCCTATGTTTGTTTCCAACATTCCGGCCTATCTGATGAATATAATGATTATCGTTTTAATCACCGGAATCATCACTATTCTTTATGGGGAATTCAGGATATGGAAATTCAAGGAATCCTGA
- a CDS encoding class I SAM-dependent methyltransferase codes for MSEFIQEVVENKRPYYTFFIVEQLRKKLLSIESGIKITDYGAGSMVRNNNERTISDLARFAAISPRLGRIIFNITRVYKPETILELGTSLGISTLYLAGAAPRSRMITIEGCPETAKTASNNLRNLGMSSISVWTGPFKENLLPALKDLQQLDLLYLDGDHQKGATLKYYKQCLKYAHEHSVFIIADIHWSSAMEQAWDALKSKEEVTLAIDLFHFGVLFFRKELKVKASYSIVPYRWKPWRMGFF; via the coding sequence GTGAGTGAATTCATACAGGAGGTGGTAGAAAACAAACGTCCCTATTACACTTTTTTCATCGTTGAACAATTGCGCAAAAAATTGCTCTCCATCGAGTCCGGGATCAAAATAACAGATTATGGCGCCGGGTCAATGGTCAGAAACAATAATGAACGCACGATTAGTGACCTGGCACGGTTTGCTGCCATCTCCCCTCGATTAGGCCGGATAATTTTCAACATCACCAGGGTCTACAAACCGGAGACCATTCTGGAATTAGGAACCTCTCTGGGCATTTCAACCCTTTACCTGGCGGGGGCGGCTCCTCGCTCCCGTATGATTACTATCGAAGGGTGCCCTGAAACCGCCAAAACAGCTTCCAACAACCTGCGCAACCTGGGCATGTCGAGTATTAGTGTATGGACAGGCCCGTTCAAGGAAAATCTCCTCCCGGCGCTTAAAGACCTTCAACAGTTGGATCTGTTATACCTTGACGGAGATCACCAGAAAGGGGCTACCTTAAAGTACTATAAACAATGCCTGAAATATGCCCACGAACACAGTGTTTTCATCATTGCAGATATCCACTGGTCTTCTGCGATGGAACAAGCATGGGACGCGTTAAAGAGCAAGGAAGAGGTAACGCTTGCTATTGATCTTTTTCATTTTGGGGTATTGTTTTTCAGAAAAGAACTTAAGGTGAAAGCATCCTATTCTATTGTGCCTTACCGATGGAAACCCTGGAGAATGGGATTTTTTTAG
- the ppk1 gene encoding polyphosphate kinase 1, producing MPGRKKPLLIRDISWLSFNYRVMQEAKDPRVPLFERIKFLAIYSSNLDEFFRVRMANHRNLVRVGKKTRAKLDYDPQEIIEKIQETVNLQQEEYSQIFQEQIVPELEKNNIFLLRRLDLNEEQKEFVENYFQDHMLPFVQPVLLVGNKIRPFLNNAALYLTVLIKEKENPEAEKQIAIVKIPSDHLPRFIHLPCPAGIHQIILLDDIVRHSISWMFPGYNIIETYSIKLTRDAELYIDDEWSGDLMNKIKSSLAKRHVGPASRLIYDREMPKLVLDHLKHVLELDDLDLLKEGRYHNNSDFFKFPDFGLEKLKDPQQPNMPYPPLEKTNRFFAKMKEKDHFIHPPYHSYESAIRFFEEAAEDPNVTHIKIVQYRVASKSRIMQALMKAVKMGKQVSAFIEIKARFDEEANLGWGEKLEKAGVTVNYSIPGLKVHSKLALVRRMENGIDKLYAYMATGNFHEGTAKIYADMGLFTSDPRLVNEVARVFSYLETKQKPIKPFQHLLVGQFNLRSKLEALINYEIAQAEKGKKAEIILKLNSLQDPMMIEHLYKASQAGVKIKLIIRGICCLVPGVKNLSDNIEAISIVDRYLEHTRVFIFHHGGKKPIYLSSADWMTRNLSHRIETAFPIYSREIRKQIFDLINIQLCDSIKARILDRNQTNTYKTVGCSDIHIRTQVESYYYIKRKLELDKRKVPNTPTIPIGPKISN from the coding sequence ATGCCAGGTAGAAAAAAACCATTACTTATTAGAGACATTAGCTGGTTGTCTTTTAATTATAGAGTCATGCAGGAAGCTAAAGACCCCAGGGTTCCACTTTTCGAAAGGATAAAATTCCTGGCTATCTACTCTTCAAACCTGGATGAATTCTTCAGGGTCAGGATGGCCAACCATAGAAACCTGGTCAGAGTTGGAAAAAAGACAAGGGCAAAACTGGATTATGACCCACAAGAGATCATCGAAAAAATACAGGAAACCGTCAATCTTCAACAGGAAGAATACAGTCAAATATTCCAGGAACAAATCGTACCGGAACTTGAAAAAAATAACATTTTTTTGCTGAGACGACTGGACCTGAATGAGGAACAAAAAGAATTTGTCGAAAATTACTTCCAGGATCATATGCTGCCTTTTGTACAGCCTGTACTGCTGGTCGGCAACAAAATCAGACCGTTTCTAAATAATGCCGCCCTTTACCTGACCGTTCTGATCAAAGAAAAAGAAAACCCTGAGGCTGAAAAGCAAATCGCCATTGTCAAGATTCCTTCCGACCATTTACCAAGATTCATACATTTGCCCTGTCCTGCCGGCATTCATCAAATCATACTTCTCGACGATATCGTTCGCCACAGTATTTCGTGGATGTTCCCTGGATATAACATTATTGAAACATACTCCATTAAACTCACACGAGATGCCGAACTGTATATTGATGACGAATGGAGCGGCGACCTTATGAATAAAATAAAATCAAGCCTGGCCAAACGTCATGTCGGCCCGGCTTCGCGTTTGATCTACGACAGGGAGATGCCAAAATTGGTATTGGACCACCTCAAGCATGTCCTTGAACTGGATGATCTGGATTTGCTCAAAGAAGGGCGATACCATAACAATTCCGACTTTTTTAAGTTTCCGGATTTCGGGCTCGAAAAACTCAAGGATCCGCAACAACCCAACATGCCCTACCCTCCACTTGAAAAAACGAATCGCTTTTTCGCAAAGATGAAAGAAAAAGATCACTTCATTCATCCGCCCTATCATTCCTACGAATCTGCCATTCGATTTTTTGAAGAAGCGGCCGAAGATCCTAATGTTACCCACATAAAAATTGTTCAGTACCGCGTAGCATCAAAATCCCGAATCATGCAGGCGCTGATGAAAGCTGTTAAAATGGGGAAACAGGTAAGCGCTTTTATTGAAATTAAAGCCAGATTTGATGAAGAAGCCAACCTGGGCTGGGGAGAAAAACTGGAAAAAGCAGGCGTTACGGTCAATTACAGCATTCCCGGGCTGAAAGTCCATTCAAAACTTGCTCTGGTAAGAAGGATGGAAAACGGAATAGACAAACTTTATGCCTATATGGCCACCGGGAATTTTCATGAAGGCACCGCTAAAATTTACGCCGATATGGGATTGTTTACCAGTGACCCCCGCCTGGTAAATGAAGTAGCCCGCGTATTTTCTTACCTGGAAACAAAACAGAAACCCATAAAACCATTCCAACACCTGCTCGTGGGGCAGTTTAACCTTCGCTCCAAACTTGAGGCTTTGATCAATTATGAAATCGCCCAGGCTGAAAAAGGTAAAAAAGCAGAAATCATCCTAAAACTGAACAGCCTTCAGGATCCAATGATGATCGAACACCTTTACAAAGCCAGTCAGGCAGGGGTCAAAATAAAACTCATTATCCGTGGTATCTGCTGCCTGGTGCCGGGAGTAAAAAACCTGAGCGATAACATTGAAGCCATAAGCATAGTGGACCGGTACCTGGAACATACCCGGGTGTTCATTTTCCACCACGGGGGCAAAAAACCAATCTATTTATCTTCTGCTGACTGGATGACCAGAAACCTGAGCCATAGAATTGAAACAGCTTTCCCGATTTACTCAAGGGAAATCAGAAAACAAATTTTCGATTTGATCAACATTCAGTTGTGTGATAGCATAAAAGCACGTATTTTAGATAGAAATCAGACCAATACTTACAAAACGGTAGGTTGTTCAGATATCCATATCAGAACCCAGGTGGAATCTTACTATTACATAAAAAGAAAATTGGAATTGGACAAGCGGAAAGTTCCCAATACCCCCACAATCCCTATTGGTCCCAAAATTTCCAATTGA
- a CDS encoding YbbR-like domain-containing protein, with protein sequence MARIKLQEDRAILMICIGIALVFWILVKLSQVYRVWKPASINVNVPEEMAFTKMPPNNLMLRFEARGWDLLFNSHNLSRLALHYDMEEENELVIPDGQLRSDILENLPSPRIKVVDVNYNELFLKLEKKMERKVPIVLIKKIEFSEGFNYSDTLSIHPDSVTVSGPASLVETITFWKTDSLTLLNGKKTVDRAVSLFPPPRELHLSEASTMVKIPIENFTEKSFFIPLEIKNVPERDSLSIFPSSVNVSCVVGLSKYDDLTADKIKFEVDLGIAHLSEGKNTAPIVLAKYPDYVQTVKYTPKAATFFIIKKSHVVHEPPPGQ encoded by the coding sequence TTGGCAAGGATTAAACTTCAGGAAGACAGGGCTATACTGATGATTTGCATCGGTATAGCTCTTGTTTTTTGGATTCTTGTTAAGCTTTCCCAGGTGTACAGGGTTTGGAAGCCGGCATCCATCAATGTTAATGTACCGGAAGAGATGGCGTTCACAAAAATGCCGCCCAATAATCTTATGTTGAGGTTTGAAGCCCGGGGGTGGGATCTTCTGTTTAACAGTCATAATCTTTCCAGGCTTGCTTTGCATTACGATATGGAAGAAGAGAATGAGCTTGTAATTCCTGACGGACAATTGCGGTCAGATATTTTGGAAAACCTGCCTTCTCCCAGGATCAAGGTGGTGGATGTCAATTACAATGAACTTTTTCTGAAACTCGAGAAAAAAATGGAACGCAAAGTTCCGATCGTGCTGATTAAAAAAATTGAATTTTCTGAAGGGTTCAATTATTCAGATACCCTCTCCATCCATCCCGATAGTGTCACCGTTTCCGGGCCGGCCTCCCTGGTGGAGACCATTACTTTTTGGAAAACAGATAGCCTGACTTTGCTCAATGGGAAAAAAACAGTCGACAGAGCGGTTTCTTTATTCCCGCCACCCCGTGAATTACATCTCAGCGAGGCTAGTACTATGGTGAAAATTCCTATCGAAAACTTTACCGAAAAGTCGTTTTTTATTCCTTTGGAAATCAAAAATGTGCCCGAACGCGACAGCCTTTCTATTTTTCCCTCCAGCGTTAATGTAAGTTGCGTCGTTGGGTTGAGTAAATATGACGACCTGACTGCGGATAAGATCAAATTTGAAGTCGATTTAGGGATTGCCCATCTCTCAGAGGGAAAAAATACGGCTCCTATTGTTTTGGCCAAATACCCTGACTATGTCCAGACCGTTAAATACACCCCAAAAGCAGCCACCTTTTTTATCATTAAAAAGTCTCATGTCGTTCATGAACCTCCTCCTGGCCAGTAA
- the yajC gene encoding preprotein translocase subunit YajC: MNLGFIFLQAGGAPGGGGSMGMILMAGMVIVFYFFLIRPQAKKQKEQRNFETALEKGTEVVTASGILGKINKIEDQIVTLEIATKVFIRVTKSAISKEMTESLFNTTEKK, translated from the coding sequence TTGAACTTAGGATTCATTTTTTTACAAGCCGGCGGAGCTCCCGGCGGAGGAGGTAGCATGGGTATGATCCTGATGGCAGGAATGGTAATCGTTTTTTACTTTTTCCTGATAAGACCACAGGCCAAAAAGCAAAAAGAGCAACGTAATTTTGAGACTGCCCTGGAAAAAGGTACCGAAGTAGTTACCGCCAGTGGAATTTTAGGAAAAATCAATAAAATCGAAGATCAGATCGTTACTTTAGAGATCGCGACTAAAGTTTTTATTCGTGTGACAAAAAGTGCCATTTCCAAAGAAATGACAGAGAGTTTGTTCAACACCACAGAAAAAAAATAG
- a CDS encoding DUF1573 domain-containing protein: MNRLLSFFALIFLIFSACESTPELKEEKTIEEIQADGKITNSDIIRNPVTAKEPLDTVNVAKMTFEEEEFNFGEVNQGDVVEHVFKFTNTGKIPLLISGARSTCGCTIPEWPKELIDPGKGGEITVKFNTRGKSNEQIKPVTVTANTYPNTTKVTLTGFVKPGNDNK, translated from the coding sequence ATGAACCGTTTACTTTCATTTTTTGCTCTAATATTCCTGATCTTTTCGGCTTGTGAATCAACGCCGGAACTCAAAGAAGAGAAAACCATTGAAGAGATTCAAGCTGACGGTAAAATTACCAATTCAGATATTATCCGGAATCCGGTGACGGCAAAAGAGCCCCTGGATACCGTTAACGTTGCCAAAATGACTTTCGAGGAAGAAGAATTCAATTTTGGTGAGGTGAATCAAGGCGATGTGGTCGAACATGTTTTTAAATTTACGAACACAGGGAAGATTCCCTTACTCATCAGTGGTGCCCGCTCCACTTGCGGATGTACCATTCCCGAATGGCCCAAAGAATTGATCGATCCGGGAAAAGGTGGTGAAATAACCGTGAAATTCAATACAAGGGGCAAATCAAACGAGCAAATCAAACCCGTTACCGTTACCGCCAATACTTATCCCAATACCACAAAGGTAACGCTGACAGGATTTGTGAAACCAGGAAACGACAACAAATAA
- a CDS encoding shikimate kinase (catalyzes the formation of shikimate 3-phosphate from shikimate in aromatic amino acid biosynthesis), which translates to MRLFLIGFMGCGKTYTGSRLAKQLNYPFVDLDDYIEAQTGKSISQLFDQEGEDGFRIIEKQALREMANYDEVVVSCGGGTPCFFDNMEWMKKHGKTIFLDLPPKLLEKRLIQGLEKRPLIKDLNKKGALLSFIASKLSDRIPFYHRADIIFNPDNETLPPWIALEHWILYG; encoded by the coding sequence ATGCGCCTTTTCCTGATAGGATTTATGGGCTGCGGGAAAACATACACCGGCTCACGACTAGCAAAACAACTAAACTATCCTTTTGTTGACCTCGATGATTATATTGAAGCCCAAACCGGAAAAAGTATTTCGCAACTATTTGACCAGGAAGGAGAAGATGGTTTCAGAATTATTGAAAAACAAGCCCTCCGAGAAATGGCTAACTACGATGAGGTTGTCGTTAGCTGCGGTGGAGGCACACCGTGTTTTTTTGACAATATGGAATGGATGAAAAAACACGGAAAGACTATTTTTTTAGACCTCCCTCCAAAACTACTCGAAAAAAGACTAATACAAGGCCTTGAAAAAAGGCCACTTATCAAAGACCTCAATAAAAAAGGAGCATTACTATCCTTTATAGCATCAAAACTTTCAGACAGAATTCCCTTTTATCACCGGGCCGATATTATTTTCAATCCCGACAATGAAACCCTGCCCCCCTGGATTGCTTTGGAGCATTGGATTTTATACGGCTAA